One Actinoplanes missouriensis 431 DNA segment encodes these proteins:
- the leuS gene encoding leucine--tRNA ligase, whose product MVKMSETETPPFRYTAALAGEIELRWQAYWAENGTFQAPNPVGELADPTHPRAGAPKLHVQDMFPYPSGAGLHVGHPLGYIGTDSYTRFQRMAGYNVLHPMGFDAFGLPAEQYAVQTGTHPAVTTAANVERYKAQLRRLGLAYDERRSFSTTDPEYYRWTQWIFLQVFNSWFDPELRKARPISELIERFETTDPEWAQLSPAERRKRIDAHRLAYMSEAPVNWCPGLGTVLANEEVTPDGRSERGNFPVFKRSLKQWMMRITAYGDRLVDDLDTLDWPEPVKLMQRNWIGRSRGAHVDFPVGSETITVFTTRPDTLFGATYMVLAPEHELVPVITPAQWPAGTNAKWTGGHATPAEAIAAYQAAAAAKTEEERTADGKVKTGVFTGAFAENPVNGVRVPVFIADYVLAGYGTGAIMAVPGQDERDWAFAEVFELPIIRTVEAPEGFEGAFTGDGPAINSDWLNGQGVTEAKAAMIAWLEENGKGRGATTYRLRDWLFSRQRYWGEPFPIVYDESGLPIALPESMLPVELPDVDDFSPRTFDPDDADTEPETPLSRKKDWVQVELDLGDGPKMYTRETNTMPQWAGSCWYELRYLDPHNDTKLVDPANEAYWMGPRQDGDCGGVDLYVGGVEHAVLHLLYARFWHKVLFDLGHVSSFEPFRKLFNQGYIQAYAFQDDRGFYVPAEEVVERDGKYFHGDQEVTRSYGKMGKSLKNVVTPDEMCDQYGADTFRVYEMAMGPLDVSRPWETRAVVGSQRFLQRAWRLVVDEETGATRVTDEPLDPKTRKVLHKVIAGVREDMAELRFNTAIAKLIELTNTLTPLPTVSREAVEPLVLMLSPFAPHMAEELWGKLGHTGTLAYADFPVADPAQLVADSITYPVQVNGKVRGRVEVSPETGEAEVRAAALEAVAEALAGREPKKVIVVKGRLVSVVV is encoded by the coding sequence ATGGTGAAGATGAGCGAGACCGAGACCCCGCCGTTCCGTTACACCGCCGCGCTGGCCGGTGAGATCGAGCTGCGCTGGCAGGCCTACTGGGCCGAGAACGGGACGTTCCAGGCACCCAACCCGGTCGGCGAGCTGGCCGACCCCACGCACCCCCGGGCCGGCGCCCCCAAGCTGCACGTGCAGGACATGTTCCCGTACCCGTCGGGCGCGGGCCTGCACGTCGGGCACCCCCTGGGCTACATCGGCACCGACTCCTACACCCGCTTCCAGCGGATGGCCGGTTACAACGTGCTGCACCCGATGGGCTTCGACGCGTTCGGCCTGCCCGCCGAGCAGTACGCGGTGCAGACCGGCACCCACCCGGCGGTCACCACCGCCGCGAACGTCGAGCGGTACAAGGCGCAGCTGCGTCGTCTGGGCCTGGCCTACGACGAGCGGCGCTCGTTCTCGACGACCGACCCGGAGTACTACCGCTGGACCCAGTGGATCTTCCTGCAGGTCTTCAACTCCTGGTTCGACCCGGAGCTGAGGAAGGCGCGGCCGATCAGCGAGCTGATCGAGCGGTTCGAGACCACCGACCCGGAGTGGGCGCAGCTGTCCCCGGCCGAGCGCCGCAAGCGGATCGACGCCCACCGCCTGGCCTACATGAGCGAGGCGCCGGTCAACTGGTGCCCCGGCCTGGGGACCGTGCTGGCCAACGAGGAGGTCACGCCGGACGGCCGCAGCGAGCGCGGCAACTTCCCGGTCTTCAAGCGCAGCCTGAAGCAGTGGATGATGCGGATCACCGCGTACGGTGACCGGCTGGTCGACGACCTGGACACGCTGGACTGGCCGGAGCCGGTCAAGCTGATGCAGCGCAACTGGATCGGCCGGTCCCGTGGCGCCCACGTCGACTTCCCGGTCGGGTCCGAGACGATCACCGTCTTCACCACCCGTCCGGACACCCTGTTCGGCGCGACCTACATGGTGCTGGCGCCCGAGCACGAGCTGGTCCCGGTGATCACGCCCGCGCAGTGGCCGGCCGGCACCAACGCCAAGTGGACCGGTGGTCACGCCACCCCGGCCGAGGCGATCGCGGCGTACCAGGCCGCGGCCGCCGCGAAGACCGAGGAGGAGCGGACCGCCGACGGCAAGGTGAAGACCGGCGTCTTCACCGGCGCCTTCGCCGAGAACCCGGTCAACGGGGTACGCGTACCTGTCTTCATCGCCGACTACGTGCTGGCCGGGTACGGCACCGGAGCGATCATGGCGGTGCCCGGACAGGACGAGCGGGACTGGGCCTTCGCGGAGGTCTTCGAGCTGCCGATCATCCGTACCGTGGAGGCTCCTGAAGGTTTTGAGGGCGCTTTCACCGGTGACGGACCGGCGATCAACAGCGACTGGCTGAACGGTCAGGGCGTCACCGAGGCCAAGGCCGCGATGATCGCCTGGCTGGAGGAGAACGGCAAGGGCCGGGGCGCGACCACCTACCGGCTGCGGGACTGGCTGTTCAGCCGGCAGCGGTACTGGGGCGAGCCGTTCCCGATCGTCTACGACGAGAGCGGCCTGCCGATCGCGCTGCCCGAGTCGATGCTGCCGGTCGAGCTGCCGGACGTCGACGACTTCTCGCCGCGCACCTTCGACCCGGACGACGCGGACACCGAGCCGGAGACCCCGCTGTCCCGCAAGAAGGACTGGGTGCAGGTCGAGCTGGACCTGGGCGACGGCCCGAAGATGTACACCCGCGAGACCAACACCATGCCGCAGTGGGCCGGTTCCTGCTGGTACGAGCTGCGCTACCTGGACCCGCACAACGACACCAAGCTGGTCGACCCGGCTAACGAGGCCTACTGGATGGGCCCTCGTCAGGACGGCGATTGTGGTGGCGTCGACCTGTACGTCGGCGGCGTCGAGCACGCCGTGCTGCACCTGCTGTACGCCCGTTTCTGGCACAAGGTGCTGTTCGACCTGGGTCACGTCTCGTCGTTCGAGCCGTTCCGGAAGCTGTTCAACCAGGGCTACATCCAGGCGTACGCGTTCCAGGACGACCGTGGCTTCTACGTGCCCGCCGAGGAGGTCGTCGAGCGCGACGGCAAGTACTTCCACGGCGACCAGGAGGTGACCCGCTCCTACGGCAAGATGGGCAAGTCACTGAAGAACGTCGTCACCCCCGACGAGATGTGCGATCAGTACGGGGCCGACACGTTCCGCGTCTACGAGATGGCGATGGGTCCGCTGGACGTCTCCCGCCCGTGGGAGACCCGGGCCGTCGTCGGGTCGCAACGCTTCCTGCAGCGCGCCTGGCGTCTGGTCGTCGACGAGGAGACCGGCGCGACGCGGGTCACCGACGAGCCGCTGGACCCGAAGACCCGCAAGGTCCTGCACAAGGTCATCGCCGGTGTCCGGGAGGACATGGCCGAGCTGCGGTTCAACACCGCGATCGCCAAGCTGATCGAGCTGACGAACACGCTGACCCCGCTGCCGACCGTGTCCCGTGAGGCGGTCGAGCCGCTGGTGCTGATGCTGTCGCCGTTCGCGCCGCACATGGCCGAGGAGCTGTGGGGCAAGCTGGGCCACACCGGGACGCTGGCCTACGCCGACTTCCCGGTCGCCGACCCGGCCCAGCTGGTCGCCGACTCGATCACCTATCCGGTGCAGGTCAACGGCAAGGTGCGCGGCCGGGTCGAGGTGTCACCGGAGACCGGCGAGGCCGAGGTGCGGGCGGCGGCGCTGGAGGCCGTGGCAGAGGCGCTGGCCGGTCGCGAGCCCAAGAAGGTCATCGTGGTGAAGGGCCGCCTGGTCTCCGTCGTCGTCTGA
- a CDS encoding TVP38/TMEM64 family protein: MTDILIAPRGAVQTSADPQDASPIAWKRRLIRFGTLGGVVGALAIAAATLPLREIGAGVETLGAAAPAAVAVIGGLLLSVLVPRTAITLLCGLLLGAATGALAALAAAIIAATATYYAGRWAGRGALKARAGSKLDRLDGWLNRRGLSAVLLVRFLPLAPFGLVGYAYGTTSVCRKRYLLGTTIAAIPSTVTYAVIGAAVAAPGEMNVATLAPAAIGFAISTAIVLRWRYTSRRAAVPA, translated from the coding sequence ATGACCGACATCCTGATCGCCCCGCGGGGCGCCGTTCAGACCTCCGCGGACCCTCAGGACGCCTCTCCGATCGCTTGGAAGCGTCGTCTCATCCGGTTCGGCACGCTCGGCGGCGTGGTGGGCGCGCTCGCGATCGCGGCCGCCACGCTCCCGCTGCGGGAGATCGGGGCCGGCGTCGAGACCCTCGGCGCGGCCGCCCCCGCCGCCGTCGCCGTGATCGGCGGCCTGCTCCTGTCGGTGCTGGTCCCGCGCACCGCGATCACCCTGCTCTGCGGCCTCCTGCTGGGTGCCGCCACCGGCGCCCTCGCCGCCCTGGCCGCCGCCATCATCGCGGCGACGGCCACCTACTACGCGGGCCGCTGGGCCGGCCGCGGCGCCCTGAAGGCCCGCGCCGGCAGCAAGCTCGACCGCCTGGACGGCTGGCTCAACCGCCGAGGCCTCTCCGCCGTCCTGCTGGTCCGTTTCCTCCCCCTCGCCCCGTTCGGCCTGGTCGGCTACGCCTACGGCACCACCAGCGTCTGCCGCAAGCGCTACCTCCTCGGCACCACGATCGCCGCCATCCCGTCCACGGTCACCTACGCGGTGATCGGCGCCGCGGTGGCCGCCCCCGGCGAGATGAACGTGGCGACGCTGGCCCCCGCAGCCATCGGCTTCGCCATCTCCACAGCGATCGTCCTCCGCTGGCGCTACACCTCCCGCCGCGCCGCTGTCCCCGCCTGA
- a CDS encoding type 1 glutamine amidotransferase, translating to MSTESLRIVWIYPDLLSTYGDRGNLLILAHRAAARGIPVETYEVRSDQQMPTSADIYLIGGGEDGPQALAAQRLLTDGGVHRAVNQGAAVLAICAGYQLFGHSFFAKGAKCSGLGLLDITSDRGVTRAVGELRGDIDTRLGLPPLTGFENHGGRTHLGAHAAPLARVTAGVGNDGQTEGAWAGKILGTYSHGPALARNPAIADLLLRWSTGADRLAPLDDTWADRLRQERLEAASAV from the coding sequence GTGTCAACTGAGAGCCTCCGGATCGTGTGGATCTACCCCGATCTGCTGTCGACCTACGGCGACCGGGGCAACCTGCTGATCCTGGCCCACCGGGCAGCCGCGCGGGGCATCCCGGTGGAGACCTACGAGGTCCGCTCCGACCAGCAGATGCCGACCTCGGCCGACATCTATCTGATCGGTGGCGGCGAGGACGGCCCGCAGGCACTCGCCGCGCAGCGCCTGCTCACCGACGGCGGCGTGCACCGGGCCGTCAACCAGGGCGCCGCCGTCCTGGCGATCTGTGCCGGTTATCAACTGTTCGGGCACTCTTTCTTCGCAAAAGGGGCGAAGTGCTCGGGTCTCGGTCTGCTCGACATAACCTCGGACCGGGGTGTCACCCGGGCGGTCGGAGAGCTGCGCGGTGACATCGACACGCGCCTCGGGCTGCCCCCGCTGACCGGCTTCGAGAACCACGGCGGGCGCACCCACCTCGGTGCGCACGCGGCCCCGCTCGCCCGGGTCACCGCCGGCGTCGGCAACGACGGCCAGACCGAGGGCGCGTGGGCCGGCAAGATCCTCGGGACGTATTCGCACGGCCCGGCGCTGGCTCGCAACCCAGCTATAGCCGATCTGCTACTGCGCTGGTCAACGGGCGCGGATAGGCTTGCGCCCCTGGACGACACGTGGGCCGACCGGCTACGCCAGGAGCGACTGGAAGCTGCAAGCGCCGTTTGA
- a CDS encoding MurT ligase domain-containing protein yields the protein MPLIAKVATTASKTAAALSRAAGRGDGSVIGGWIGLKIDPDLLAHLSSGRAVALVSGTNGKTTTTRLTAAAVGVLGRVATNSFGANMPTGHTSALAKEGHTPFAVLEVDEHYLAQVIESTRPKVVALLNLSRDQLDRAKEVAMMAQLWKTALASHPHIKVVANSDDPMVVWAASGSPQVTWFSAGQRWLDDSFVCPESGHPIERANGDWWCTGCPLRRPRAHWSVEDEGVIDPRGDWHMVKLQLPGKVNIGNAATALAVAAEFGVRPIEALPRLSRVASIAGRYAQVDRDGRNIRLLLAKNPASWLEAFDMAEQAPTLLSINARDPDGFDTSWLYDVDFSPLRNRPVLITGDRAYDLAVRLQVNQVPFRHVQRFDEALAAVPPGRLEVIANYTAFQDIRAELDRVN from the coding sequence ATGCCTCTTATCGCCAAGGTCGCGACCACTGCGTCGAAGACCGCCGCGGCGCTCTCCAGGGCTGCTGGACGCGGCGACGGCTCGGTCATCGGCGGGTGGATCGGCCTCAAGATCGACCCCGACCTGCTGGCCCACCTCTCGTCCGGCCGGGCTGTGGCGCTCGTCTCCGGGACGAACGGCAAGACCACCACGACGCGGCTCACCGCGGCGGCGGTCGGCGTGCTCGGCCGGGTCGCCACGAACTCCTTCGGCGCGAACATGCCGACCGGCCACACCTCCGCACTGGCGAAAGAGGGTCACACCCCGTTCGCCGTGCTGGAGGTCGACGAGCACTATCTGGCCCAGGTCATCGAGTCCACCCGCCCCAAGGTGGTGGCCCTGCTCAACCTCTCCCGCGACCAGCTGGACCGGGCGAAGGAGGTGGCGATGATGGCGCAGCTGTGGAAGACCGCGCTGGCCAGCCACCCCCACATCAAGGTCGTGGCGAACTCGGACGACCCGATGGTCGTCTGGGCCGCCAGCGGCAGCCCGCAGGTGACCTGGTTCAGCGCCGGCCAGCGCTGGCTCGACGACTCGTTCGTCTGCCCGGAGAGCGGCCACCCGATCGAGCGGGCCAACGGCGACTGGTGGTGCACCGGCTGCCCGCTGCGCCGGCCCCGCGCGCACTGGTCGGTCGAGGACGAGGGCGTGATCGACCCGCGCGGTGACTGGCACATGGTGAAACTGCAGCTCCCGGGCAAGGTGAACATCGGCAACGCGGCCACCGCGCTCGCCGTCGCCGCCGAGTTCGGGGTGCGCCCCATCGAGGCTCTCCCCCGGCTCTCCCGGGTGGCCTCGATCGCCGGGCGGTACGCGCAGGTCGACCGGGACGGCCGCAACATCCGGCTGCTCCTCGCCAAGAACCCGGCCAGCTGGCTGGAGGCGTTCGACATGGCGGAACAGGCGCCGACACTGCTCTCCATCAACGCCCGTGACCCCGACGGTTTCGACACCTCGTGGCTCTACGACGTCGACTTCTCGCCCCTGCGCAACCGCCCGGTGCTGATCACCGGTGACCGTGCGTACGACCTGGCCGTCCGGCTCCAGGTGAACCAGGTGCCGTTCCGGCACGTACAGAGATTCGACGAGGCCCTGGCCGCGGTGCCCCCCGGCCGCCTCGAAGTGATCGCCAATTACACGGCGTTCCAGGACATCCGAGCGGAGTTGGACCGTGTCAACTGA